The Apus apus isolate bApuApu2 chromosome 1, bApuApu2.pri.cur, whole genome shotgun sequence nucleotide sequence CCTCAATACTCCTGGGTGGATCCCATGcagccccatagacttgtatatgtctaagtggtgcagcaggtcactaaCCATCTCCCTTTGGATTATCGGATCTCCATTCtgttccccatccctgtcttccagctcaagGGGTTGGGGATCCAAGGAACAACTGGTCTTACTACTGAAGACTGAGGCATTAAGAACGCATTACGTACTTCAGCCTCCTGCTTGTCCTTTGCCACTGTTTTGCCCTGCATCAAATAAAGGATGGACATTCTCTTTAGTCCTTCTTTTGTTGCTAATATgtttacagaaacatttctgtctttcacaGCAGTAGCCAGAGTAagttctagttgggctttggctGTTCTAGTTTTCTCCCAGTGTTTTTCCACACATTATAGTGGTTCTGCTTATTGCCTGCCCATCACTTCCTCATTCACAGAGGACCTCAAAATCTTTTCAGATCCTCAAGAAGTATGATAGAATAGGTAAAAGACAATCAGTGTTatggatatatatttttaacttggGAAACTATACTGGCTAAGCAAATAATAGCTTGGTGATCACATTTAGAAAATTCTGGAAGGTGCTTTTTGGACCTGTGCATATAGCATGTGTGTGGGTTGCTGCATTTACACAtcctcaggaaaataaaaaatgaagggCCTTGGTCAAAAGTCAGTTTCCTAATTTAGAGTGACATTTTAACTTTGTAAACAAATATGTAGGTctccagccagaaaaaaaaccaaacaaacaaaattaatggtCTTTTATCAAGaagtttgtggaagaaaaacGGTCTGTTTCTGACCCTCACATGCCCTTCAGCCTTCTGttattttgcactgaaatacagaaaaaaccATGAATTGTTTTATAcctttataattatttttacacatttttcaaaacaaattattccaaCATGAGATTAGTGAGAAAGGTCATCTTTGTTGTCCCTATTGCGTATAAAACTAAGTCTCTGGTATGAAAAGCTGTACTTATAATCCAGGGAAAAGAACAGGGATTGTCTGGTGCGCTACTGAAGGTTAACAGGTCCCAAGTTTAGATCAGGGATAATGCCATTCTTTGATAAACAGCCACTGTTTCTTCAAACTCACCTGTCTTTGGCATATCAAACCTGTCAGAGGTGCTTAAAGGAGTGTGCAGGTTATTACAACACACAACATATTTTCTCATTGAGACATGCCAAATCACCTAACTTTCATACTTTTCATATTTGATTATAAATTCAGATTATTATGCATGATGTATagtttccagaaaaaaacttttattttgagGAGTGATAGTATCATGTAAGGTTAAAGTTATAAATCATGTTTttatagaaccacagaatggttagggttggaagggacctttaagatcatcaggttccaacctccctgccacgagcagggacacctcacactagaccaggctgcacaagggctcatccaacctggccttgaacacctccagggagggggcatccacagtctccctgggcaacctgttccagtgccttactaccttcatggtgaagaatttctttctgatgtctaacctaaatctcccctcttccagtttaaaaccattaccccttgtcctatcactgccctctctggtgaaaagcccctccccagcttccctgtagccctttcaggtactggaagactgctgtaaggtctccctggtgccttgtcttctccaggctgaacagccccaactccctcagcctgtcttcatagcagagttTTTCCTAGATATTTACTTAAAAACATTAACTCAGAAGTTCAGAAAAGGTTTATAATCAGTATTTTCAAAGGTGGGAGCTTACACTTGGAGTCtgaattaaaattaagcatGTACAGAAAATCATGATTTTCAATGACTGCTGGCAGTGAGTACTTCTGGATTTCAGTTACTCAGCACATTTGAAAATCAACCAGAATCTACGTCAATCTCCCCTATACTCCTAGAAATCTAATTTTGAATAGCTAGATATGAGAGTTGCtttatattacaaaataaaaaaaaaaacaaaaactcacTCACTTTTAAATAGACAGATTTCATTACATATGTAGAAACTCATACATTATTTTATACTACTGGGTAGTGCATAAAGCATGCTCCAGTGACCAATTTTGTCATCAGGAAGGAAAAGCCGCACATAAAATAGAAGAAATCCGTAAGACATGTAATTTACCAAACCTTTATGCCAATgacatatatattaaatatttttttctaaaaataacaaaatttcttcactgtatCCAAGTTCAAGTAGGGGGTAAAACAAAAGAATTCATGGTTAGCGAGAAGCCAGTACAGAGGATCTAGGATTTTGGAAATTAATGGATTCAGCCTGCAAAAACAATGGGGGAGTAATTTAAAATTGGGATTCTACAAGTGAGGCTGGAGCAAGCTCTTCATGGGCCCAGCAGGCCCCACTCCCAGGCATTCCAGAGGCTGAAATCCTCCAACTGCCCCAAAACTGAGTTAAAGTTCAAAGCAAACACTGTGAGAAGAACATGAATAATGTGAAAATATCACCATGCCAGCCTTCCACATGACAGAGGATCAGTGCTGTCACACTgctccctgagggactccagcTTCAGAAGACACCTTGATGCCTTGGTTGGTGAGCAAGACGTGCTTTAAAGAGGAGGTTATGCTAAAACATCCTACAACATGGTGGCACATGCATTTGTGCCACTAATTAAACAGAAGAGCACTTACAGCATCTTCTTGGACACACAGATGACTGATACCTTGGTTATCACTGCCTGTATCTTTACTGCAAACAGGGCAGTATTAACACCTGTTAGCTTGCCTATCACCAGGCAAAGTGAAATACTGATAATTTTACCTCAAGGCCTTGAGGGACgttgacaggcttgagaggtgggcccatgctGACCTCCTGAAGGTTggtaaggccaagtgcaaggtcctgcacaggGAGCTGTTGGAacgagtccagaggagggccacaaagacgATCAGTGGGCTGGAGCCCCTCTCTTATGAATACAGActgagctggggttgttcagcctggagaagtaaaggctctggggagaccttgaAGAggccttccaggacctgaagggggCTTGTAAGAGAACTAGAGAGGGCCTCCTGTCCCCCCACGCCCCCCACACCGCGCTGCAGCGCGGAGCAGCGTGGTGCAGCGCGGTGGTCTCCTACTCGGAGAACTGTGGCCAGCTGCGGCCCGGGGAGCAGCAAATTCGGCAGGATCAAGATAAGCTGTCCTGGTGACATGAGCAGAGGCAGGGCGGGACCACTGGAGAGCCCGGTGGCACCAGCTCCGATGTGGCCGCGGGGCTCCCGGTCACCCCCGTGGGTCTGTGAACCGCACCCCCAGGGAGCTGCGGGGaccccctccctgcaggtgcggaagaggctgagggggcAGTTTGCCGAGAGGACACCGGACTGCACTGCCCGCCGACTGAACCTTCTCCTGTAGCCCCATTATCCACAGTCTGCATTACAGCCAGAATCGTCACACGAGGACCTGGAAGTCGGATTCCACCAGCGTTCTGTGcggtatcttttttttttcttctcattcagCCTTGTCCTGCGTTGACGCCTTTTGAGGCACTCCGGCCAAACAAGGCCGGTCTCCTTGGTCAGAGGGACAAAACCCGTTTCGCTTTTACTTAAAGAAGCACGGAACCTCCCAGCTGCAAACCTCCGCACCACCACACAGCGCAGCTCCACGGGCCCCTGCACACCCCCAGCCCGGgctccccgccccgcacccACCCTCCCGCGGCGGGACGAACCGCCGCACCGGGCCCTCCTGAGGCCACGCAGCCCGGTCCCTCCCACCCGCTCCGCTGCGCCCACCCACGGGCCAAGCGGGCAGCCCCCCCCGCGGGGCGGCGACCCGAGCGCGGAGCTGTCACTCGCCGGACGCCCGGGAGGGCCATGAGCGGGCAGGGAGAGGTATGGCCGCCCTCGTCCTCCCCTTCCTaacctccccagccctcctcctcctcctcctcggcggcgggcccggggccAGCGgaaggcggcggcggcggggaggggcggcAGCCCTCGGGCCCAGCCTGGCCGGGGGAGCCCCGAGGGTTCCCTTGGCACGGGGGCCGCCCCCGGGGGCTCTTGTTGTCACCCGCTGGGTAACAAGTCGATCCGCACACAGAGCCGAGATACTTGCTGTGTTTCCCAGGAGCAAGGGGGCCGGGTGGTATTCCAGAAAGCAAGCTCAGCTTCCCGGAATGCAGGGGCTACTTTGGGGCACAGAAGCACGGGAAATGACTTTAATTATATACACGGCCGGTGAACGTTCTTCACTTCCGTCTAAGGTGGCAGTGCTTAAAAACGTCACCAGGCATGCTCAGAGGGTAGGGGGCTTTTTGTTAGGGGTCCCTCGAGCCTatgggggggggatgggggggtggGCGAGGGGTATGTTAGTATGCTAATGGTGTGCTAACAATATGTGAATATGTCCAGTTAGTCAGTGTTTTCTACCTAGCACCCAGGGCTGTAAATATTCTCACACCAAGATAAATTGTGGGATTATCCTTTtcatccctttcatctgtcttgcaggCCTGTTCCTCGAGGACGGGTTGTTGACTACTAGGGATGTGTTTTCCTGTAACTCTCATTGTCTTAGCCGTTTTCCAAGTTCTGTTTTTATTCTACATGTCCCTTTCTCTTGTGTGATTTTccacacaaaaattatttatttcagttcatAACCTGCATCACTCcggggaggctgcagggcttggtctggcccagcagctgctgctgctggtggagcaACGGCCTGGATGGTCCATGGGTCTGTTTCTCCTTTCGGGTATGCGAGGTGCTGCAGGCTCTGGGAACTGCCTTTCCCCTCTGAGGAACCTCCAGAGCTTGGAAAGCGGGGTGGGGTGggtgtgctgctgcctctgccttcccGGGAGAGGGGTGCACAAGGCTGTTGGCCAGCTGAGCCCTGTCTGGCCTGGTGTCTGCACTGAGCCATGGCCTGGTAGTCGGGAAGCAGCTACTCTGGCAGTTCTTCTGCCTTCTCTACACACGGGCCTGGCTGTCCCACAGCTCGGACTGCCATCCTAGTGTTACCATTCTTAAGATAGCTCCTGAAATGCAGACAAAGGGACTGTGTTTAGGAAAGAGATATTTATTGGAGGTTTGCACAAAGCTGGGTGCTCGGGGCCTTCCCACAAATCAAGCGCACCAAACcagatttttaatgtttccaaGTACATCCTCCTTATACTGATTGGTTAGTGATTAACATATAATATGGTTACATCACTATTTCTGCTATCACGTATGCTCAGGGGAAGGGTCTTCACCTGGGCAGGGGTCTGTTAGACCTGGGGGTGTAGTTTTTAGTATTGTAATGACATTATAATGAGCTAGGTTCATCTAAAGGACACAAGGTCGCAACTTCTACAATTTCAACTGCCCAAGACTGGTTTATCCATTAATCTTCTTGTTTCTGGTTCTTCTTTATCACCTCCTGCATTCCTAGGTACAATTATCCATATAGACCTCGAGTTTTCTCTGCCAAGTTGGTGATTTACATGAAATACTCTCTAAACCTCTTGATTAATTGCCTTCTTCATGGCCTAGTTGCTGCAGGATGTTCTTGCTCAGTACTGGCTGTGGTACTAATTGTGTGTCTCTCTGACTGCAATTTtaatttgtgtatatatatactgAGTAAATTTTACACAAAATAACCACATCACTGCATTTCTGAGTTATCTTCCAACACTACTGGCATCTTTCACCCCTTTCAGCTGGGCAATGCCTGTAATAGCTCCATGAGGCTCCTGAcaacctcctccttccctgtgcaGTGCCTCTGTAGGACCACTGCCAAGGAGAGCCAGCGGTGATGTGAAGTAGTGTTCCATCTTCCCCTGggatgttttcctctttgttttcagaagctgcagcacCTACAGGGGCACATGTGCTTCCTTGTTCCCTTTCATTCAGTTCAGTGTCAGCTGGACTTGAGTCTCATTCAGCTCCTCCAGATGTCTGTCACCCCTGGAGACCCTCTGCCAGCCTGAAGCTGGCTTTGTCTGAACCTGTGCAGTCCGTCTGCTGTCCTTGGGGAAAGTTCAGTCTTTGACTATAGGAAGGCTGCCACTCTACTGGTGGTTACCACTGCCTAATTTGGAAATGGTTGCTGGGCTGTGTCTTCATGTCTTATATTTCTGTGGTTCAGGCTGCTGGTTAGAGAGTAGTGCCTTGCTTATCTTGGAATATCAATTATACAAATGCTTGAAATATGCATCTTGTGACATGTCTGTCAGTTATTATTGAACACTTAAGGAAAAGACAaattcctgttgtttttttttcttatggcatttttcataatactcttttgttttgtctttttcctctgtaatgATGTAATGAAGCTTGTATATGGATCCCATAGTTACAGCATTAAACAGGTGCTGCCAGCATGGTGTTCTCTTAATCCTATATACTCCATATGACTCTACAGACTCAAAGTAATTTGATTGTAATAAATGCTTAAGGGCTTGCTTAACTCTTTTATGTGAGAGATGGGagataaaaatacttttcccaCTATAGAAGAGTCCTTACTTCCTATTTATTTCTAAGTCTTACAGAAGAGTTAATCTTTCGTATTATGGAAGACTTGATTTTCAAGTCCAGTATCACAGTTAGCTCTCAAATAGAGAGAGATACAGAGAGAGAAGATAAGAAGCATCCCAATTTATGTCTTGAAGCATCCTTTTAAGCTAGGGATGCCTTGTTTTCTCCTGGTGAAAGTAAGGTGTGAGCAATAAAGTGACTTGAATATTACTGCATGGAAAAGAAGTAGAGTTACTCATTTAATACTcttaaacagaataaataaaagtaaactTGCAATTTTGGTTTCTCTcttgtctgctttttcttcatcatAATGTGTAGACTGGGAACatgcttgctttatttatttttattttaaattttgtttttattatggagttttttttgtttcatttctagGTTAAAGTGAAAATACCTTTTGGAAACAAATACCTTGATGCGATCTTTTCTGTCCCAGAGAAGAAATCAACATATGGAGTGATTCTTACccatggagctggaggagatACGAATTTCCCTCACTTGGTGTCTTTGGCAGCTTATCTTGCATCCCATGGACTTCTGTGCCTGCGGTTTACTTGCAAAGGCCTTAATATTGCTTATAGGACTAAGGCCTTCAAAACAGTTGTGGTAAGAAGTGACCGAATTATGCCAAAGCTTAGATCCATGGGGTGCACAggattcaaaacaaaacaaaaaaaccgCAACAAACCTAACCAAaaccaatgaaaaaaacagatccTTTGTGCTCTTGGTTTTCTTCATTTACCACTAGCTATTACTAAAGCAGCAATGggaaaattagaaattatgatTAGCTGAATGGTGCACTGCCCATGTGcagaaacagcaacagcaatTTTTATAGGGCAATAGCCAGAACAGCTGCAGTAAATATGTGGGTTTGAtttcagggagagaaaaacatgagaaaaggaTGTAAGGAAAGCAAGGATGTTTTGTGGAAAAATGgctagaaaacaaattaaatattcagGATAGAAACAAGAGGAAGATGTTCTGGGAGGGCTTGGTGAGGGGCAGATGATTAAGGCATACAGCCTTGGGAGCAGTTTTGAGAGGAAAGAAGCTGACCTGGGAATTGTGCTGGACCTCTGAGGGTTGGCAGCTGGGAGACCAAGACTTTGGGGAAAAGAGTTGGGGACTCTGGGTCATAGGAGGAGCTGAAGCAAAAGAGATTCGGAGTAGCATATAGGAGCCCTAGAACCTTTTATAGGGCAGCTAAGTCCAGTTCTTAAGGAATTAATTTGCATTATGTCATTGTGATTAACTTGAAGTTAGACTTTGCTAGCTTTAATGAGGATTGGTTATCCATTCCTTTCTGaagaagcaaaatgttttaGTGAGCTTATATTATTATGCTGTGTAAAGGAAATGGAAAGGCCTCTGCTAAGATAGCATCTGATTAGTTCTCTcctaaaaactgaaaaatgtgttgCTCAATTTTATCTTTCTGTCAGGCTGTATGTCTTAAAATTTCATTGTAAATATGTGACCTCAGCCTCAGTGAAAGACATTTTTGCTCCCTTATTTTGCATTTGGATGGGCTAAGAAAAGTGCACACGGTCTGTTACTAGAACTGAATTGATACACAGTAACCATTTATATATTGGTAACTTGATAGGGCACCTGTAATTTTAGACTTGCTGAGAACTAATATGAGTTTGCTTATGTTTATTATGTTATTACTGCAAAATGTTATGAAGTCATTTGCATGAAAAAAGCAAGATAGCAACTTGTATATATCTGTTCTTTGTTTAATCTGCAGTGCTGAAAGAGCTTTGCATTTTGTGTTTAGTacctacaaacaaaaaaaaccaccctgcCTCTTAGCTGCCCTTGTTCTGACTTGTAATATTTCTCTTTATCATCTTTCTTTAGGAATACTTAAAGCTTTCTGATGAATATAAGCTTTTGGGTGTCTTCCTTGCAGGTATTTGTTTTATTACCTATACTTTTCTCCCTTATACTGCCACTAACGATAGCAATTTGCaattattccattttttaaGTCTGTCCCACCTTGGTAAGAAGTGAGAAGACAGAGTTGGGTGACAGATTTCAGTCTGAGGTATCTGAGCTTGCTGTCTAACATGGGAACAAGCTGAATAAACTCCCACTAGTCAGTATTGCCTAGGGAGAGAAATTCAGCTATCTGTTGGGAGCATCTCCTTTGCAAGGAGTTGAATGCTCTGTAATCTTCTTTAATGGATTAGCAGTCCATGGACTGTCATGGGGATGTAGGTGCCAAGCCCACTTACAGATATGCAATCAGGTGTCTGACTGTCACCAGCCACCAGCGCTGTGGCTGGTGGGtgcacagctcagctctctcACGGCTGGCTCTAGCAGCACTGCTTCTCAGGTCTCAGATGGGGACATCCAGCCTGCAGCTTTCACCACATCTCCTTGGAGCCATGGCTGTCTAGAACTTTTCATCCTTCTCCTGATTCAACAGATTTATCtacagaagcaggaaagaaagagcaacGTACCATGTTTTCCAGGTGCTTTGGGAGAAAACTTTCTTGTCACTTTTAAGTGACAGAGCATGAGTTTTCTGATAACCCATGTGTACTAATTAACTGTGGTTCTTGAAGAATTCTAGTTACTGGTAAAGGGAAAACCATTTTGCCAAAGCAGGTTTTGGTAGAAAAAAACTAGTAGCACGTAGAAAATCAGTTATATGTAAAAGGGAAGTAGATGGGTGTGATTAGTGTGATAACTTGATACGGGGAAACCCTGACTGTTCTCTGACTAAGCGAAACCAAATCTGTGCTGATGCAAGTTAATCCAACTGGAACCAGCCACTTCTAGCACTCAATTACAGAGCATTGTCAGCTCATATGCCTCTTCTTTGAGGAGATATTTTGATATCCCCTTACTGTTACTGACTGACCTCATGCTACAAGTTCAcactttaattttcattttttttcccccttctatttttacttttaggCTCAAGTTTGAGTGTGCAAAAACACTTGCTGGATTTCTTTTTGGGAATAAGGCACAGACTTAATTTTCAAATTGAGCAGATTAAGGTTGCATTAAAAAATGATACAAAATAATAGTGTTGCTCTCTGGAATTTCTAAAGTCTGGGAAAGGACCtgtccttctcttcctcctatCCCCAGGACAGGCTGTTATTCCTCTCAGTTTCtctcatttatctttttttttttttttgtccccttcTTATTTAAATGGGAATGTGAACACATAATATAACCAGACTTATAGCAGActttcagcaggaaaaagctgaaattaggattaatatttttcatgaaGTAAATGAAAAGCATTCCTAGCATCTTGCACTACTGGTAGGCTGAAATACACTCAGTTGGATTGTTTTTAGTAGTTGTTTACTTGAACAGAATGTAGATGAGGTGACAGCAGAtactctcttttattttaacatgGGAGAAAGGCCGTTCCATGGGCTCACGAGCTGCTGCATCTGTGATAAGGCAACTTAGCCAGGAGGATGATGATGACTTCATTCAAGGTCTAGTGTGTTTATCTTACCCATTGCATCGACCAAAATTTCAGTCCAAGCTCCGAGATGAAGATTTATTATCTATCAGGTGTCCGGTGCTGTTTGTCTCAGGGTCAGCAGATGAGATGTGTGAAAAAGTGAGTACTCTTGTAAATCCTGCAATGAAGGGGCAGTCTGGAGGGATAGGAATGGGTCTGAGTGATGTCTGTATTGTTATGTACAGCTGTGACTTTCATTAACAACCTTCtctctatatatacatatatatgtataaataaaagTATATCTTCTGAAGGAAGCCTCGGGTAGGAAACTTAATTGACATAAAGAAGCCTAG carries:
- the TEX30 gene encoding testis-expressed protein 30, whose protein sequence is MSGQGEVKVKIPFGNKYLDAIFSVPEKKSTYGVILTHGAGGDTNFPHLVSLAAYLASHGLLCLRFTCKGLNIAYRTKAFKTVVEYLKLSDEYKLLGVFLAGRSMGSRAAASVIRQLSQEDDDDFIQGLVCLSYPLHRPKFQSKLRDEDLLSIRCPVLFVSGSADEMCEKQLLEDVASKMKAPKKIHWVDKANHGMAVKGRTADDIMEEINAQVFSWLRENFELGQK